Genomic window (Streptomyces liliiviolaceus):
GGAAGGTGACCGCCTTGCCGTCGCGGCGGGCCCGCACCCCGATGGCGCGGGTTCCCTCGAAGAGAACGCGCTCGGCCTCGGTGTTCGGCACGACCGTGAGATTGCGGCGGCGTCGGGCCCGGCGCAGGAACGCCCGTGAGGCGCTCATCCGCAGTCCGTTCCGGGTGTTCGACGCGACGTAGGACACCCGGTTGTTGTCGCTGCCGTTCATGTCGTCCTCGAACGCGATGCCGTGCCGGTCCATCGCCTGGATCAGCTGCTCGCAGACCGGCTCGGAGGGGCCGGCTATCTCGATCGGCACGGGGCCCTTGTCGCCGCGGAAGTAGGTGCCTCCCAGCGAGTGCGCCTCGATCCCGCGGTACGCCTCAAGGAACCGCTGCCAGTTCCATCCCTTGTTGCCGGCCTCCTCCCACTGGTCGTAGTCGGGGGCCCAACCGCGGTTCCACACCATTCCGTTGATCGTGGTGGAGCCGCCGACGACCCGTCCGCGGTGCCAGACCTCGTGGGACCCGTCCGGGTAGGGCTCGGTCACGAAGTCCTTGGCGTATCTGGCGTCGGCGACCGTGTAGTAGAACCCCTTGGGCACCAGGTGGATCGGCGCACGGTCCGGGCCGCCCGCCTCGATCAACAGCACCGACACGTCCCGGTCGGCGCTCAGCCTCGCGGCGAGTACGGACCCCGCGGCGCCCGATCCGACGATGACGTAGTCGTAGGTACCGCTGCTCATGTCTGCCATGGCATCTCGCTTCTTTCCGCGCCCGACTCCCAATAATGGTGGAGCATAATTAGAAAACTACATGACTCATTCGGTCCCCGGCGACAGAGGCGGTGGAGGAGGGACTTCGCGGACACGGCTACGGCGTCGGGGAGTCCACGTTGAAGAGGGCCATGTTGCCGCCGTCGACGGCCAGTGACTCGCCCGTGATCTGGCGCGACAGCGGGGACAGGAAGAACAGCAGCGCGGCCGCGACATCGGCCGGGTAGGTGAGCCGTCCGGTGGGCGTCTTCGCGATGTTCGCGTCCAGCAGTTCCCGCGTCCACTTGGGGTTGGCCTGTGCGCGCGGGGTGCGCACCACGCCGGGCGCGACGGCGTTCACGCGGATGCCGAGCGGTCCCAGCTCGACGGCGGCGGTGCGCACCAGCGACATCAGCGCGGCCTTCATCGCCCCGTAGGCCGCCAGCTTCGGTGAGCTCTGCTTGCCCGCGACCGACGCCACGAAGGCCACCGAGCCGCCCGTCCCGGTCCGCCGCCAGTACCGCGTGGCGTACTCCAGGGCCAGGTAGGCGTGCTTGAGCACGACGTCGAGATGCCACTGCCAGTCGTCGTCGGTCAGTTCGGTGAGCGGCTTGTAGCGCGCCAGGCCGACGATGTCCACGACCCCGTCGAGTCTGCCCAGTTCCCGGCCGACATGGTCGAACAGCTCGGCCATCGAGTCCCGTTCGGTCAGTTCGCCGACCCACGGCACGCCGCCGACCTCCTTGGCCACCTCGTCCGCCCGGTCCTGTTCACGGTCGACGCACACGACCTTCGCGCCGTACGCGGCGAGTGCGTGCGCGCTCTGATGGCCGATCCCCTGACCGGCGCCCAGGACGACATGGACCTGGCCGTCCAGCCGCATCAGGGACGCGTAGTCGGGGACGATGTTCGCGTCGGGCTCGACAGGCATGTGACGCCTTCCTATTTGACTGCGATCGGGTTGAGGGGGGAGCCGACGGCACCGGTGATCCGCAGCGGGGGCGCGGAGAGGAAGAACTCGTACACGCCGTCGGCCGCGCAGGCCAGCGCGAGCGCGTCGAGATCCCAGATCTCACCGATGAGCACGCCGGCGTTGACGAGCATCACGACATGCATGCCGAAGGGCACGTCGGGCAGTGACTCGCACGGGACGACTTCGAGTCCCCAGGTGTCCGAGGCGACGGCCGCCACCTTGCGCGGCAGCAGGTAGTCGCAGGCGCTCAGTCCGAGGCCGGGCGCGGGTCCCGCCGCGTAGTCGCCCCAGAACTCCTCCTGGCGACGGCGCTCCATGTGCCCGGTGCGCACCAGGACGATGTCGCCCTCGCCGATCACCACGCCCTGATGCTCGGCGCACGCGGCGAGGTCGTCGTCCTGGACGGCCTGTTCCGGTTCGAGCCAGTCCACGCCGTAGAAGCGCGGGAAGTCGAGGAGGACGCCACGGCCGGTGGTCGTCTCGCGGACCTCGGTGATGCTGTTGTGCGCGGCTCCCGCGCCGGTCACCGACTCGGGGCCGTGACCGTTGTAGGTGACGCCGTCGAAGAAGACGTGGCAGAAGGCGTCCCACTGCGTGGCCGCCTGAAGCGGCATGTAGACACCGTCGTCGGTCGAGCGCATCCCGTGCCGGGCGTTCTCCCAGTCCGCGAGCATGTCACCGCCGTGCCGGAACATGATGTGCTGCGGGTTGACCCGGGGACTGCCCGGACGTCCATGGTTGGGCCCAGCACGGTCGAAGGGTGTGGCGAGCGAGAACACCTGCCCGGTACGCACAAGGCCCGCGGCCTCGCGCACCTTGTCCCTGCTGACGTAGTTCGTCGAACCCCGCTCGTCGTCCGGTCCCCACCTGCCCCAGGTGCGGTGGCGCTCCGCCATCGCGAGGACATCGGCTCTCGTGTACTCGCGGCGGGGTGAGACGGCTCTGCGGGCGGCGATGACGGCCTCCTCAATACTGTTCGCGAGTATCTAATAATGTTCCAACATGTTAGCATCAGCTTTGTGACCACGACAGCCCCCTCCATCGCCCCCGACGCCGCCATGATCGAGAAGGTGGCCCGCGACGTCGTCACCGCGCACCCGCCACGCGACGTCCCGCTCACCGAACTCATGGGTGCCTGGTACGACGCCGGACTCACCTGGGTGCACTTCCCCGAAGGCCTCGGCGGGCTTCGGGCGCCGCGCAGTCTGCAGCCCGTGGCCAACCGGGTCATGCGCGAGGCGGGCGGCCCCGAACCCCGTACCGTGAACACCATTGGGTACGGGATCGTCGCCGGCACGATCCGCCGCTACGCGAGCCCGGAGCAGGCCTCCCGACTACTGCGGCCACTGGCCACGGGCGAGGAGAAGTGGTGCCAGCTCTTCAGCGAGCCCAGCGCCGGCTCCGACCTCGCGGGGCTCGCCACCCGGGCGGTCCAGGAGACCGGAGACGCCGTGACGCCGGGTGGGGGCGACTGGATCGTCAACGGCCAGAAGGTGTGGACCAGCCTGGCGCACACCTCCCGCTGGGCCGTGCTCCTCGCGCGGACCGACCCGGACGTCCCCAAGCACAAGGGCCTGACCTACTTCATCCTCGACATGACCACCCCCGGTGTGGAGGTCCGCCCCCTGCGGCAGCTCACCGGGCGGGCCCAGTTCAACGAGGTCTTCCTCGACAACGTCCGCATCCCCGACGCCCAGCGCTTCGGCGCGGTCGGCGAGGGCTGGATCGTCGCCAACAGCACCCTGGGCGACGAGCGCACCTCCCTGGGCGACCGGGTGCCGGCGCGCGGCAGCGGCGTGATCGCCGACGCGCTCGCACTGTGGCAGGCCCATCCCGAACGTCACACCCCGGTCCTGCGGGAGCGGCTCACCCGGCTGTGGATCCGCGCCGAGACGCACCGGCTGACCTCCGACCGCACCCGGGTGGCGGCGGCCACGCAGGCCACCGCAGGGCCGGGCAGCGCCGTCACCAAACTGGTCGGCTCCGAACTGACCCAGCACGTCTACGAGTTCTGCATGGAGCTGCTGGGCCCGGCGGGCACGCTGATCGACACCTACTCCCCCGACGCCCCCGACGACGAGTCGGGACCCACCGCGATCCAGCGGAAGTACCTCCGCTCACGGGCCACCACGCTCGAAGGCGGCACGTCCGAGATCCAGCGCAACGTCATCGGGGAACGTGTGCTGAAGCTCCCGCAGGAACCGCGTGCCGACAAGAAGATCCCGTGGCGCGACGTCCCGCGCTGACACCGACGCCCACCCGCGAGACACCCATTGGTTGCCATGACACAGGAATTCGAGTTCACGGACGAACTGGCCGAGCTGCGCACCATGGTGCGCGACTTCTGCGCCGAGGTCTCGCCGGAATCCACGGTCCGCGAAACGATGATCACGGACACCGGAAGCGACAGTGCGCTCTGGCGCCGCCTCGCGGCCGAGCTGGGCGTACTGGGACTGGCCGTACCGGAGGCCTACGGCGGTGAGGGGGCCGGCCTCGTCTATCAGGCCGTCGTCGTCGAGGAACTCGGCGCCGCGCTGGTGTGCGGGCCGGTGCTCGGGACGGTCTGCCTGGCGATGCCCGCCCTGGCCGCGCTGTCCGACGCCGCGGTGCGGGCCGACTACCTTCCCGCGCTGGCCAAGGGCGAACGCGTCGCGACACTCGCGGTCCCGACGCACGGTGGCACCTTCTCCCCTGACCGGGTGACGGTCACCGCGACTCCCGCGGAGAGCGGCTGGACCCTGTCGGGTGCGCTGGCCCAGGTCCCCGACGGGACGACGGCGGACCTCCTGCTCGTCGCGGCCCGCACCGGGTCCGGGGTCGCGCTGTTCGCGGTGGAGGGTGACACGGAAGGCGTCGCCCGGACCGCGCTGTCCACCCTCGACCTCACCCGGCGGCAGGCCGACATCGTGCTCCACGACGTCGCGGCGCGACGCGTCGCGGACGAGAGCGAGTGCCCGTCCGTCTGCGAACGGGCGCTGCTCGTCGCCTCCGCCCTGCTGGCGGTCGAGCAGGTCGGCGGCGCGCAGCGGATGCTCGACGCGACCGTCGCCCATGTACGTGACCGCCTGCAGTTCGGCCGGCCCATCGGCTCCTTCCAGGCGGTGAAACACCGGTGCGCCGACATGCTGGTCTCGCTGGAGCAGGCCCGGTCCGTGGCCTATCACGCGGTGTGGGCCCTGGAGGACGGCACGGACGACGCCCGGCTGGCGGTGAGCCTCGCCAGGGCCGTGGCCTCGGAGTCGTATCTGTGGATCAGTACGAGTGCCATCCAGTTGCACGGCGGACTGGGGTTCACCTGGGAGGGCTCGCCCCATCTGTACTTGAAGCGGGCGACCACCGACGCCCTGCTCCTCGGCACGGCCGGGGAACACATCGAGCACGTGGCGGCACGCACGGTGGATCTCGCCTCCGCCGCCGACTGACGGGAGGCCACCAGCATGGTGCAGCAGAAGGAACAGGTCGTGCCCGAAGGCGCCGAGGAGTCGCAGGCCACTGCCCCCGGAGCCGTCGAGGAGTCGCGGGCCACCGCCTCGCCGGTCCACGGCCTGCGCTGGGCGATCAAGACCAGCTTCGTCGCGTACGTCGCCCGTATGCAGGACGGACGGGCCCATCTCGGCAACGGCGTCGCGGTGAACGAGCGCAACGAGTTGATCTTTCCGCTGGAGGAGGACGCCGCTTCCGTCGCGGAGACGTTCGCGTTCGGTGGTGACGTCCGGTTCGTCGGCCACTTCGGCATGCTGTCCGTGCACATCGCCCTGCCGCGCGTCGTCGTACGCGCGGGCGGCCGGGGCGAGTTGACCGTCCTGGATCCGGCGTCGCGGGACGGCGGACGGCTGCGGCTGGTGACGTTCGACCTCACCGGCCGGCGGACGGAGGGCGGGATCGAGGAGTGGCACGCCACCGACGTCCGCCTGGCGCCCGAGGGCGTGGAGCTCTTCGGTGACGTCTACGAGGCGGGCGAGCCCTTCGCCCCGCTGACCATCACGGTTCCCCGACCGGAACGACCCGAACACCCCGGACGACCTGAAGGAAACCATGGCTGAGGACATCGAGGCGCTGCGCGACCGCATCGGCATCGAGGCGGCTCTCCGCAACTACGCCTACGGGCTCGACGAACGCCGCTGGGAGGCCTGGGAGCTGGCGTTCACCGCCGACGCGGTCATCGACTTCACGCCGATGGGCGGCAAGCGCGAGACCCCCGCCGGGATGCGTGCCCGGCTGAGCAAGCCGGACCCCGCCTGGCTGTTCGCGCAGCATCCGCTGGTGAACACGGTCGTCGAGCTGGACGGGGACCGGGCGACGGCGTACTCGGACTACCAGGTGGAGACCGGGCGCCGCGGCGCCGAGGAGGGCGAGATCGTCCGCGTCTCGGGCGGCGGCTCGTACGTGGATCTCCTGAAGCGCACGCAGGACGGCTGGCGGATCACCGAACGCCGGGTCTCGATGAAGTGGCGCGAGACCCGCACCGTACGGGACGAGATCACTCGCTGAACGACGCTGAGCGATGACGGGTGGGTGCCGGGTACTTCAGTGAAGTACCCGGCACCCACCCGTCTTTTCGCTCGTCTACCGGTCCCAGCCGATCCAGTCGGCCAGCGCCCCGCCGAGCACCGCCGTTCGCTCACTCTCACTGAGCAGAGGGGTGTGATGCACGAAGGCGTCCACCAACTGCGGGTACGGGACGGGCAGTCGGGAAAGGTCCGAACCGAAGAAGACCCGGTCCGCGCCGAAGGCGTCGACGAGCAGGTGGACCGTCTCGGTGACGGACGGGAAGGGGTGATCCTCCCGTACGAAGCACGGCAGCGCGGAGGCCTTGACCGCGATTCCGGGGTACTTCGCGAGGGCGAGCAGCGGCTGGACGGCCTCGGCCAGTGGCGCCGCGGCGGACTCGACGGCCGCGTGGTCGACGGTGATCCTGAGCCCCGGGTACCGCTGGGCGAGCCGCTCGTAGAGCGCGTGGCGGCCGGGTGCGTAGATGTTCAGCGGCACCCCGAACCGCTGGGCTGCGGACCAGAATCCGCTGGCCTCTGCCGCCGCGACCGTCCCGTCGACATCGCCGCGGTTGAGGGACATGCGGATTCCGTACATGCCGGCGGTCTCGCGCCAGTGCGCCAGCTTCTCGACCTCCGCCGGATCGCCCGTCGCGTAGCGGCAGATGGCGCCGAACCGTCGCGGGTGCGCCGCCGCGGCGGCGAGGGTGTAGTCGTTGCGCGAGCCCTCCCAGGTCGGCCCGAGCAGCAGTGCTCCTGAGACGCCGGCCCCGGCCATGAGGGCGCTGACCTCCGGCACCTCCAACGGGACCGCGCGGTGCGGCTCTATGGCGTCCGGCGGCCACGGCCGATCGGCGGTCGGAGCCTTCCACACATGGATCTGCGCGTCGATGATCATCGGTGCCGGTGCTCCGTCGCCGCCGGGGACGGATCCGCCACCGGGGACGGGTCCGCCGCGGGGGACGGTTCCGCCGCGGGGTAGGCGTCGAAGTCGCTCATCTGCAGCTCGGCGTACTGCTCCTCGTGTCGGGCCCGCGTGAACGGCCAGATGATCGGGACACCGACTTCCTGGCTGTACCAGTTGTCGCCCTCGGAGTACGTCGTGCCGGGCAGCGCCTCGCGCACCTCGTCGACGAAGGCCTTGGTCGCCGCCTCCGAGGGCGCGTACCCCTGGCCGGTCCGCGCTATGACGTCGAACAGGCGCATGAGGTAGCCGACCTCGTGGGCCAGCGTGGTGGGGATGGTCAGCGAGTTGACCGGGGCGAACGGGCCGCACAGCAGGAAGAAGTTGGGGAAACGCGGCACACCGATGCCGCGGAACGCGGTGACGCCGTCGCGCCACGCCGCGTCCATCGTCAGCCCTTCGGGGCCCGTGACGCGCATCGGCCGCATGTACGCGTGCGCGTCGAAGCCGGTCGCCCAGACGATGACGTCGTGCCGGTGGAGCGTGCCCCGATCGTCCACGATCCCGTGCGGCTCCACGCGCCGGATCCCGCCGAAGACCGGGTGGACGTTGTCCTGCTGCGCCACGCGGTAGTAGTCGGGTGTCTTCGCGATGCGCTTGACGCCGAGCGGTTCGGTCGGCGTGAACTTGGCGCGCAGCTCCGGATCCGGGATCTCGTCCTCCAGCATCTTCAGGAAGCGCCGCTTCATCTCCTCGCGGTCGGGTCCCGGTACGAGGCGCCAGGTCTCGTTGCCGTCCGTTTTCACCCGCAGCTCGGCCATCTTCCGGTCGTAGCGTCTGGCCAGCGGCGGGATGCGCAGGACGAGTTTCTCGGTGAGCGTGTACCTGGGGTTGTCCTTGACCTGCATCCACTGCGGCGTGCGGATGTAGTGGGTGACGTCGGCGCCCGTCTTGCCGAGCGCGCTGACGATCTGTACGCCGCTGGAGCCGGTGCCCACCACGCCGTACCGGACGCTCTTGTCCTTGAGGTCGAGGGAGTGGTCCCACCGGGAGGAATGGAACTGCTTGCCGAGGAAGGTGTCCGCTCCCGGGACCTTCGGTATCGCGGGCGTACGCAGGAAGCCGGTGGCGGTGACGACGATGTCGGCCGTGCTCGTCGAGCCGTCGGCCAGGGTGAGCGTCCAGACGCCGTTCTCCCACGCCGCCGACGTCACCTCGGTGTCGAACTCGATGTGCGGCAGCAGGTTCCGGGTCTCGGCGAAGTCCGCGAGGTAGCGCCGGACCTCCTCACCGGGCGCATACCGTTTGGTCCAGTGGTGTCCGCGCGCGAACGGGAACTCGTAGTTGCGCGTCAGGACGTCGACATGCAGGCCCGGGTACGTGTTGGTGTCCCACGTCCCACCTGCGGCGGAGCGCTTCTCGTAGATCGTGAAGCGCATCCCGGCGTTCTTGAGGTGGTGCCCCATGAAAAGTCCGGACATGCCGGCGCCGACCACGGCAACCTTCAGCGGCTGCTTCATCCAGCTCTCCGATCCTGTCGCCACATCAAGTTGTCTCTTAATAATGTTCCAACAAGATTAGCATGCACTGGATCAGCGATTGTGGTGTACATGTCATGTCTGACCGGTGAGCGGCACCCGCGGAGCGGTCGGGAGCTTCTCAGCCCTTCGAGGCGGACGCCGGCAGGTCGCGCAAGGCGGGGCCGAGCAGTTCGTCCAGCTGGGACCGGGCCGCTTCGAGGCGCCGGGTGTACTCGTCGCGCTGCGGATCGGACTGGACCTGACCGGCCTGCTCCGGGCCGCCCTGCTCCGAACCGGCCTTCACGCCCTGCCGCGCTTCGGGCGACTTCGCGGCCGACCACAATTGCCGCAGGATGGCCGCGGCCAGCGCGTCGTAGTCGATCTCCAGGCCCGCCACCGGGCTCGCGTCCTGCGAAGTGGCAGCCTCGACGGCTTCGGACTGCGCACGGAAGCTCTCAGCGGTCTCCTCGGACGCGGCGATCCCGTAGGTACGCTTCCCGCGGATCTCCCGGACGATCTCGCCGTCCCGCTCCATGGCCGCGATCAGCTGGATGAAGGCGACGGCCGAACCCCGGTAGCCGACCGCCTCCTTGAGTACGGCGGACGTGTACCCGGACGGGTCCCTGACCGGGCCCGAGGTCACCAGCAACTGTCGGACCCGGGCTCGGGCGCTTCCGTCGCGTGCCATCGGGCGTACCTCCACATGGTCGCCAAACCTGCTCAACAAGAGTAACGACAAGCATAGAGCACGCCCCCGACGCCGCCGGGCCGTCGACACCCGGCGCCGATCCGGGCGGATACGCGGATTAAGGCGACGTAACCAAAAGATGTCAATGGCATCCCTTGACGCCCGAGTGTTGTGCTCCTTACTGTCCTGAGAAGTTCGCCGCAGCATCCAAAGGAGGACGGCCGTGGACATCAAGGGCATCTGGGAGCTGGCAGAGCGGGCCGCGGATCTGCTGCCGGGCGCCCCCTCCCCCGATGATGTTCTCGGCTGGCTCAGCTGGCGCGAGCTCGTCTGGGACACCGCGCACCGGATCGGCGAGATCGCCACTCCCGTGCTCAGCGACCTCGGACTCACCGGCATGGACGACGCGAACACGACTTCGGTCTCGGCAACACAACTACTGCGCCTCGCGGTCCTGGTCCACACGAACTCGGGCGAGGTGTACGCGTCCGGCCTCCCGACGCCCTGACCCGCCCGCGTCCTCCACCACCCCTGCTCACACGTCCTCAAGGAGGGCCCATCGTGACCAGCACTACCGTCGACGCCGGCCAGTACCGCACGCTGAATCCCGCGACAGGCGAACTGGTGCGCTCGTGGAACGCGCTCGACGACAAGAGCGCCGAGGAGCTGCTGTCGCGCGGCCACGAGGCGTACCTGGCCTGGCGGCAGGTGCCGATCGAGGAGCGGGTGCGGCTGTTCCGGCGGGTGGCCGAACTGATCGGCTCGCACGCCGAGGAGCTGGGCCGTCTGACGACGCTCGAAATGGGCAAGCCGCTCAGCCAGGCGATACCGGAAGCGCACGGCGCGGCCGAGATGTTCACCTACTACGCGGACCGGGGCCCCGAGCTGCTGGCCGACGAGGTGGTCCCGGTGCCGGGCATCTCCCGTGCCGTCGTACGCCGCGAACCGGTCGGTGTCGTCCTCGGCATCGAACCGTGGAACGCCCCGATGTACCAGGCGATGCGCGCGACGGCGCCCAACCTCATGCTCGGCAACACGGTGATCGTCAAGCCCGCCGCCATCTGCGCCGGGTCCACGCTGCTGTTCGACGACATCTTCCGCGAGGCCGGGTTCCCGGACGGCGTCTACCAGACCGGGCTCCTGTCCAGGGACCAGGTCTCGACGTTCATCGCCGACTCCCGGGTCCGCGGGGTGACACTGACCGGTTCGGACCAGGCCGGGGCGATCGTGGGCGCGCAGGCGAGCCGCCACATCAAGCCGGTCGTCCTGGAGCTGGGCGGGTCGGACGCGTTCGTGGTGCTGGACTCGGCCGATCTGGACAAGGCCGCGGCGACCGCCGCGACCTGCCGGCTGATCATCGGCGGGCAGGCCTGTGCCCTGCCCAAGCGGGTGATCGTGACGGAGGGCGTCGCTGACGAGTTCATCGCGAAGTTCGTGCCGCTCTTCACCGACCAGCACATCGGGGACCCGTTCGACCCGCAGACGACGCTCGGTCCCATGTCCAGCAGGTCGGCCGCCGAGCTGCTGGAGGAGCAGTACCAGGACGCGGTCGACAAGGGCGCCACCGTGCTTGCCCCGGGCGGCCTCATCGACGGTCCCGGCACGTACTTCCGTCCGGCGGTGCTGACCGATGTGACCCCCGACATGCGCCTGTACCACGAGGAGGCGTTCGGGCCGATGGGGCTGGTGTTCCGGGTGCCCGACGCCGACGCGGCGATCGCCCTGGGCAACGACACCAAGTACGGCCTCGGCGGTTCGGTGTTCGCGGAGGACCTCGACGAGGCGCAGCGCGTCGCCGCGGGACTCGACACCGGCGCCGTGGGCATCAACCAGTTCCTGCCGGCGCGCGTCGAACTTCCCTTCGGCGGCACCAAGTTCTCCGGCGTGGGCCGCGAACTCGGCCGGACGGGCATGGACCAGTTCGCCAACCTGAAGACGTACGCGCTGCCGTAGGGCACCGTCGTGACGCACGCCTGACGGGCGCCGTCACCGACGTGGGACGCAGAGAACTCCCTCCTCTCCGGGGTGATCCGGGGAGGAGGGAGTTCTCGTCGTGTGCGGTCCGGGTTACGGGCCGCCGGTCAGGCGCGGTCGGTCGAGGTCAGTACCTCGGCCGTGTCGGGGCTGCCCACCGCGCGGCGCCTGCGCAGCGCGATCCGCCAGCCGTCCGCGGCCCTGACCAGGTGCCACTCGTTCGTCGACGCGCTGAGCAGCTTCAGGCGCGGTCCGTCCTGGTGGAAGATGAAGGAGTATCCGGCGGCCACCGCGGTGTCGCCGCGCACCGTGACGGTCAGGTTGTTGCCCTGGAGGTGCAGGCTCCGGCCGGCGAATCCGTCGCCGTGCACTGCGGTCCGGTCGGTGAGGAACGTCCGCATCGCCTCCTGGCCCTCCCACCGCAGCACCGCGTACGGGTCCTCGCTCCCGCCCTGGGAGACGTCCATCGCGCCGTCCTCGGTGAACAGCGCGAGATAGTCGTCGTCGAGGCAGGCGTCGGCGTAGTAGCCGTAGCGGGAGAGCAGTTCGCGGATCTCGCGCTCGTCCCGGAGTTCGCGGACCTGCTCCTCCAGTGCCGCCAGGCGGCTCTCGATGTCGCTCACGACACGTTTCCTTCCGCTGTTCCTGCCGCCGGGGCGAATGTTCCTGTCGCCGGGGCGAACACCGGGACCGGGCCGTCGCCCGTGTCCTCGAAGCGTGCTGTGACGGCCGCGCCGACCGGGTCGGCGGTACCGAACCCGGTCAGCCGGGTCAACAGGCGCACCCCGCAGGTCAGTTCCACCAGCGCCACGTTGTAGGGGATCCGCTCGCGCAGTGAGGTGTCGTACGCGCGGTGGTAGACCACCTGGCTCCATACGGTTCCGGTGGGTGCCACCGGCTTCCAGGTGAATCCGCGGCCCAGGCACTCGGGGCACACGCCCGCCGCGGGCCAGCGGACGAACGCGCAGTCGTCGCAGTGCTGGAAGACGAGTTCGCCCTGTGCCGCCCGGTCCCAGAACAGCGAGGCATCAGCCGTGGTGGTGTCCATATCAGCTCCTGTCCACACTGAGGATCGTGCTGGCGGCTTTCATGAAGCCGAACGTCGAGCAGTACTGCGCGGTGCGCGGCCCGTCCAGCTGACGCCCGCCCGCCTCGCCGCGCAGTTGCCGTACCGCCTCGCACAGGTGCAGGAAGCCCCACATGTAGGCCTCGGACAGCTGTCCGCCGTTGGTGTTGAGCGGCAGCTTCCCGCCGAACCCGACAGCGCCGTCCCGGAACGCCTCGCCCACCCCGCCGGGTGGCACGAAGCCGTACATCTCCAGCATCTGCAGCACCCATACGCTGGTGGGGTCCTGGATGTAGAGCGCGTCGACGTCCTCGCGGTCGATCCCGGCGGCGGGGTAGATGCGTTCGGCGACCCGCTCGATCCACGGGCGCATCCATTGGTCGGCGTTCTGCCGGTCGCGCAGTCCGCTCTGCTGGGCGATGCCCATGACGTGCACCGGTTTGTCGGTGAAGTCGTCCGCGCGGTCGGCGCGGGTGACGATCAGACAGGCGCCCCCGTCGGAGATCATGCAGAGGTCCGAGCGGCGCAGCGGTTCCACGAGGTAGGGCTGGGCCAGGTAGTCGTCCAGGGTCAGTGGTTCGCGGAAGACGGCGAGCGGGTTGTCCCGCGCGTACCGGCGCTGCGAGACCGCGATCCGGCCGAGGTCCTCCTCCGTGGTGCCGTAGAGGTGCTGATGTCTGCGGAAGGCCATGCCCGCGGGTCCCGCGACGTTCAGGAACCCGTACACCGAGGCCTCGTCCTGGCGGCCCAGCGGGTGGCCGAACCGGTTGCCGGCGCTGCGCTGGTTGGTTCCGTAGACGATCGCGACGGTCGTCGCGAGTCCCGCGTCGATCACGGCGCAGGCCAGGTGGAGGGAGAAGTTGCAGGTGCCGTAGTCGAGGGTGGCGCTGTAGTCGGGGTTGAGGCCGGCCAGGCGGCCGATCTCGGTGTCGATGCCGAAGCCGCCGTAGGACTTGCAGGTGATCAGTCCGTCGACCTCGGACTTGGCGATGCCGTGTTCGGCGAGGGTGCGGCGCAGGGCTTCGACGG
Coding sequences:
- a CDS encoding Zn-ribbon domain-containing OB-fold protein → MDTTTADASLFWDRAAQGELVFQHCDDCAFVRWPAAGVCPECLGRGFTWKPVAPTGTVWSQVVYHRAYDTSLRERIPYNVALVELTCGVRLLTRLTGFGTADPVGAAVTARFEDTGDGPVPVFAPATGTFAPAAGTAEGNVS
- a CDS encoding thiolase family protein → MTSQPRGAIRGRSAIVAAGNTEQGTVPGISADEIAVEALRRTLAEHGIAKSEVDGLITCKSYGGFGIDTEIGRLAGLNPDYSATLDYGTCNFSLHLACAVIDAGLATTVAIVYGTNQRSAGNRFGHPLGRQDEASVYGFLNVAGPAGMAFRRHQHLYGTTEEDLGRIAVSQRRYARDNPLAVFREPLTLDDYLAQPYLVEPLRRSDLCMISDGGACLIVTRADRADDFTDKPVHVMGIAQQSGLRDRQNADQWMRPWIERVAERIYPAAGIDREDVDALYIQDPTSVWVLQMLEMYGFVPPGGVGEAFRDGAVGFGGKLPLNTNGGQLSEAYMWGFLHLCEAVRQLRGEAGGRQLDGPRTAQYCSTFGFMKAASTILSVDRS
- a CDS encoding NAD-dependent succinate-semialdehyde dehydrogenase; the protein is MTSTTVDAGQYRTLNPATGELVRSWNALDDKSAEELLSRGHEAYLAWRQVPIEERVRLFRRVAELIGSHAEELGRLTTLEMGKPLSQAIPEAHGAAEMFTYYADRGPELLADEVVPVPGISRAVVRREPVGVVLGIEPWNAPMYQAMRATAPNLMLGNTVIVKPAAICAGSTLLFDDIFREAGFPDGVYQTGLLSRDQVSTFIADSRVRGVTLTGSDQAGAIVGAQASRHIKPVVLELGGSDAFVVLDSADLDKAAATAATCRLIIGGQACALPKRVIVTEGVADEFIAKFVPLFTDQHIGDPFDPQTTLGPMSSRSAAELLEEQYQDAVDKGATVLAPGGLIDGPGTYFRPAVLTDVTPDMRLYHEEAFGPMGLVFRVPDADAAIALGNDTKYGLGGSVFAEDLDEAQRVAAGLDTGAVGINQFLPARVELPFGGTKFSGVGRELGRTGMDQFANLKTYALP
- a CDS encoding flavin-containing monooxygenase gives rise to the protein MKQPLKVAVVGAGMSGLFMGHHLKNAGMRFTIYEKRSAAGGTWDTNTYPGLHVDVLTRNYEFPFARGHHWTKRYAPGEEVRRYLADFAETRNLLPHIEFDTEVTSAAWENGVWTLTLADGSTSTADIVVTATGFLRTPAIPKVPGADTFLGKQFHSSRWDHSLDLKDKSVRYGVVGTGSSGVQIVSALGKTGADVTHYIRTPQWMQVKDNPRYTLTEKLVLRIPPLARRYDRKMAELRVKTDGNETWRLVPGPDREEMKRRFLKMLEDEIPDPELRAKFTPTEPLGVKRIAKTPDYYRVAQQDNVHPVFGGIRRVEPHGIVDDRGTLHRHDVIVWATGFDAHAYMRPMRVTGPEGLTMDAAWRDGVTAFRGIGVPRFPNFFLLCGPFAPVNSLTIPTTLAHEVGYLMRLFDVIARTGQGYAPSEAATKAFVDEVREALPGTTYSEGDNWYSQEVGVPIIWPFTRARHEEQYAELQMSDFDAYPAAEPSPAADPSPVADPSPAATEHRHR
- a CDS encoding nuclear transport factor 2 family protein gives rise to the protein MSDIESRLAALEEQVRELRDEREIRELLSRYGYYADACLDDDYLALFTEDGAMDVSQGGSEDPYAVLRWEGQEAMRTFLTDRTAVHGDGFAGRSLHLQGNNLTVTVRGDTAVAAGYSFIFHQDGPRLKLLSASTNEWHLVRAADGWRIALRRRRAVGSPDTAEVLTSTDRA